In a single window of the Microcoleus sp. FACHB-831 genome:
- the rnhA gene encoding ribonuclease HI: MYSSRTVQSIYTDGACTGNPGPGGWGVVVYFSDGSIYEMGNSEGHTTNNKMEMQAALAALKLIKTLNQQEPVIIYTDSEYVINGITKWVKGWKKKGWKTSTGTAVLNKDLWEKLDESNSRLVKWQHVRGHVGIVGNERADAIARAYAAGKTPSLQQTPVDVAVVTGETDRIEMPSGTLRERQTLQSSNLSSDPPTLDFVMVDSTASITTDTLDNIPREARVVQLRNLIETMRVADEIAAKGYFITSSELADLMDVNASAVTSRGDEWRWRNWIVSRVKREGNQILWQLERWDLQVNPDESDNSDHATE; the protein is encoded by the coding sequence ATGTATTCATCTCGCACAGTCCAAAGCATTTACACTGATGGAGCCTGCACTGGCAACCCCGGGCCTGGTGGTTGGGGCGTTGTAGTTTATTTTAGTGATGGCTCTATTTATGAAATGGGCAATTCTGAAGGCCATACCACGAATAATAAAATGGAGATGCAGGCGGCGCTTGCTGCCCTGAAACTCATCAAAACTCTTAACCAGCAAGAGCCTGTCATTATCTACACTGATAGCGAATACGTGATCAACGGTATTACTAAGTGGGTTAAAGGCTGGAAAAAGAAAGGCTGGAAAACATCCACAGGTACGGCAGTACTTAACAAAGACCTTTGGGAAAAGCTGGATGAATCTAATTCCAGGCTGGTTAAGTGGCAACACGTCCGGGGTCATGTTGGAATTGTAGGAAATGAACGCGCTGATGCGATCGCGAGGGCTTATGCTGCTGGGAAGACTCCATCGCTGCAACAAACACCAGTAGATGTGGCAGTTGTTACAGGAGAAACCGACAGGATCGAGATGCCATCAGGCACGCTGCGCGAACGCCAAACGTTACAATCTAGTAACTTATCCTCAGACCCCCCTACCCTGGATTTTGTCATGGTGGATTCTACCGCTTCCATTACAACCGATACCCTTGACAACATACCCCGCGAGGCAAGGGTCGTCCAACTCCGTAATTTAATAGAAACTATGCGAGTTGCTGATGAAATTGCCGCTAAAGGCTATTTCATAACTAGCTCTGAATTAGCCGATTTGATGGATGTCAACGCCAGTGCTGTCACAAGTCGCGGTGACGAATGGCGCTGGCGTAACTGGATTGTGTCGCGGGTGAAGCGCGAAGGTAATCAGATTCTCTGGCAGTTAGAGCGTTGGGATTTGCAAGTTAACCCTGACGAGTCGGATAATTCCGACCACGCCACTGAGTAG
- the cruG gene encoding 2'-O-glycosyltransferase CruG, with translation MSYWLTVQGAIAIALLLIQIPAAFILLSRLLKGPSRRPPVEPQTPTPEMLAAVSVVVPTLNEAKRILPCLSGLSRQSYEVREIIVVDSNSQDGTPELVKTAQQQDPRFRLITDDPLPSGWVGRPWALHNGFLYSSEQSKWFLGIDADTQPTPGLVAGLVKIAEAESYDLVSLSPQFILKYPGEWWLQPALLMTLLYRFDPSGTNPDSPERVMANGQCFLCRRSVLAQVGGYISAGSSFCDDVTLARNIASAGFKVGFLDGARVLKVRMYEGAAETWKEWGRSLDLKDASSKAQVWGDLWLLLSVQGIPLLASLVLLSWRLLGNVSAPVTAALGLNLFLLTIRILLLFAIAPSYESKSIPQQSLETKHSQAPPGNEGKPKTFGLSKLPFYFYLSPLADPLAVLRIFLSAISAPTQWRGRNYPTRQG, from the coding sequence GTGAGCTATTGGCTTACAGTACAGGGGGCGATCGCGATCGCGCTGCTGCTTATCCAAATCCCAGCAGCATTCATACTATTGTCACGCCTGCTTAAAGGGCCTTCTCGTCGTCCTCCCGTAGAACCCCAGACCCCGACGCCAGAAATGTTGGCTGCCGTTAGTGTAGTAGTTCCAACTCTAAATGAGGCAAAGCGCATACTTCCGTGTCTGTCTGGCTTAAGTCGCCAAAGCTATGAAGTCCGGGAGATTATTGTCGTAGACAGTAACTCCCAGGACGGTACCCCTGAATTAGTCAAAACTGCCCAACAGCAAGACCCCCGCTTTCGTCTAATTACCGACGACCCCCTCCCTTCTGGCTGGGTGGGGCGTCCTTGGGCATTGCATAACGGTTTTCTGTACAGTTCTGAGCAGAGTAAGTGGTTTTTGGGGATAGATGCAGATACCCAGCCAACGCCGGGTTTAGTTGCTGGCTTAGTCAAAATAGCTGAAGCTGAGAGTTATGATTTAGTTTCCCTCTCGCCTCAGTTCATCCTCAAATATCCAGGAGAGTGGTGGCTGCAACCAGCCTTATTAATGACTTTGCTTTACAGGTTTGACCCCAGCGGTACCAACCCCGACTCACCAGAACGGGTGATGGCTAACGGTCAGTGCTTTTTGTGCCGCAGATCAGTTTTAGCCCAAGTGGGCGGATATATCAGCGCTGGGTCATCTTTTTGCGATGATGTCACCTTAGCTCGAAATATAGCTTCTGCTGGCTTTAAAGTGGGTTTTCTAGATGGCGCTAGGGTGTTGAAGGTGCGGATGTATGAGGGCGCAGCTGAAACTTGGAAAGAGTGGGGGCGATCGCTCGATCTCAAAGATGCGTCCTCCAAAGCGCAGGTTTGGGGCGATTTATGGCTGCTTCTGTCTGTCCAAGGTATACCCCTACTGGCTTCTCTAGTTCTGCTTTCTTGGCGTTTGCTGGGGAATGTGTCAGCACCAGTCACCGCAGCATTGGGGTTGAACTTGTTTTTGCTGACGATTCGCATACTTTTGCTGTTTGCGATCGCTCCCTCTTATGAAAGCAAAAGCATTCCCCAACAGAGCCTGGAAACTAAGCATTCCCAGGCTCCGCCTGGGAACGAGGGCAAACCAAAGACTTTTGGCCTTTCAAAATTACCCTTTTACTTTTACCTTTCCCCTCTGGCAGATCCTTTAGCCGTCTTGCGGATTTTCTTGTCTGCAATCAGTGCGCCTACTCAGTGGCGTGGTCGGAATTATCCGACTCGTCAGGGTTAA
- the cruF gene encoding gamma-carotene 1'-hydroxylase CruF produces the protein MKQLVTVERICMIGHIVSMAFGLAGLLIVVPNADVILSSSPAGPAVFEWSMSLGGVVYILLGTAAVAIYAYRTLGLWHWLTFMLPSVFLSLGSELLGTSTGFPFGHYAYLSGLGYKIAGLVPFTIPLSWFYLGLSSYLIARAGLKTGQKSTWVSEVGAIALGALLLTCWDFVLDPAMSQTSIRFWLWEQPGGFFGMPYQNFAGWFGTGVVFTSIAAFLWRNKPTVVLNRSNLGLPLAVYLSNFGYAAILSVASGFWVPVLLGVLIGIVPTTILWWMAAPVSVEEALAETSASFKPEVTVEPVKVGVK, from the coding sequence ATGAAGCAACTTGTCACTGTCGAGCGCATCTGCATGATTGGGCATATTGTATCAATGGCCTTTGGACTGGCGGGGCTGCTGATAGTTGTACCGAATGCCGATGTAATTTTGAGTTCATCGCCAGCGGGACCCGCCGTCTTTGAGTGGAGTATGTCCCTTGGCGGGGTGGTTTATATCCTCTTGGGAACCGCCGCTGTTGCCATTTACGCTTACCGGACGCTAGGGCTGTGGCACTGGCTGACTTTCATGTTACCGTCTGTTTTTCTATCTTTGGGCAGCGAACTACTGGGAACGAGTACGGGATTTCCCTTTGGTCACTACGCCTATCTGAGCGGTTTAGGATACAAAATTGCTGGGCTAGTGCCCTTCACGATTCCCTTATCGTGGTTTTATCTTGGCTTGTCTTCCTATTTAATTGCTCGCGCAGGTCTAAAGACTGGTCAAAAGTCAACCTGGGTAAGCGAAGTGGGAGCGATCGCGCTGGGTGCTTTGCTTCTCACCTGCTGGGACTTTGTGCTTGACCCTGCTATGAGCCAGACAAGCATCCGTTTCTGGTTATGGGAACAGCCAGGTGGATTTTTTGGAATGCCCTATCAAAACTTTGCTGGTTGGTTTGGTACTGGCGTGGTATTTACGTCTATCGCCGCATTCTTGTGGAGAAACAAGCCAACAGTTGTATTGAATCGCTCAAATTTGGGCTTGCCCTTAGCAGTATATCTGAGTAACTTCGGCTATGCAGCAATATTGAGCGTTGCATCTGGGTTTTGGGTACCAGTACTCTTGGGTGTGTTAATAGGCATTGTCCCTACAACGATCCTTTGGTGGATGGCTGCACCTGTATCTGTAGAAGAAGCATTAGCGGAAACCAGCGCCAGCTTCAAGCCAGAAGTCACAGTTGAACCAGTCAAAGTAGGGGTGAAGTGA
- a CDS encoding GNAT family N-acetyltransferase: MTLFARQNANMALRPVQYRDIDAIERLVALELEAGNASSSTALVDRELPKVRQWYGPLKFLSLFPNPLQHAFCVYVAEQDNQIKGIIQVLPFNRNRRTWRVERVLVDGTDSDRDIGSMMLRHCFETILEGHTWLLEVNINNKEALALYRQNGFQPLAHMTYWAIAPELHDQLAQREPDLPNLLPVSNADAALLYQLDTVAMPPLVRQVFDRSSQDFKTSFLGAFVDGLKQWFGNTQTVSGYVFEPQRKAAIGHFQVRACRDGSQPHIAHLTVHPAYTWLYPELLSQMARVIQAYPAQALHLASADYQQEREEYLEQLGAERIEHTLLMSRSVWHKLREAKPSALEALQLAEMLQSLQPSRKPIPSRISWLQSLPKNSNVSSAKDLSKSVSPPPANAMSEDAAPPPELPNVRE, from the coding sequence ATGACTTTATTTGCTCGTCAAAACGCGAATATGGCGCTCCGCCCCGTTCAATACCGCGATATAGATGCGATAGAACGGCTTGTTGCGCTTGAGTTGGAGGCAGGCAATGCCAGTTCCTCAACAGCTCTGGTGGATAGGGAGTTACCGAAAGTAAGACAGTGGTACGGGCCACTGAAGTTTTTGAGTTTGTTTCCCAACCCCTTGCAGCACGCATTCTGCGTTTATGTGGCAGAGCAGGATAACCAAATTAAGGGGATTATCCAAGTTTTACCCTTCAATCGCAACCGCAGAACCTGGCGAGTAGAGCGAGTGCTGGTGGATGGGACAGATAGCGATCGCGACATTGGTTCGATGATGTTGCGCCACTGCTTCGAGACGATCTTGGAGGGCCACACTTGGTTGTTGGAAGTCAATATCAACAACAAAGAAGCTCTAGCTTTGTATCGGCAGAATGGGTTTCAGCCTCTAGCGCACATGACGTATTGGGCGATCGCTCCAGAACTGCACGATCAATTAGCCCAGCGGGAACCAGATTTACCTAACTTGCTGCCCGTAAGTAATGCTGATGCTGCGCTGCTGTATCAATTGGATACAGTGGCCATGCCGCCTCTAGTGCGTCAGGTTTTTGACCGCAGCAGCCAAGACTTCAAAACTAGCTTTTTGGGCGCTTTTGTGGATGGTTTGAAGCAATGGTTCGGCAACACTCAAACCGTCAGCGGCTATGTATTTGAACCTCAGCGCAAAGCGGCGATAGGTCATTTTCAGGTGCGTGCTTGCCGTGATGGTTCCCAGCCGCATATTGCTCATCTGACGGTACACCCAGCTTATACATGGCTGTATCCTGAGTTGCTGTCTCAAATGGCCAGGGTTATCCAAGCTTATCCGGCTCAAGCGTTACATCTAGCTTCAGCAGACTATCAGCAAGAACGGGAAGAATATTTAGAACAGTTGGGCGCAGAACGCATCGAACACACCCTGCTGATGTCTCGTTCTGTTTGGCATAAGCTTCGGGAGGCAAAGCCAAGCGCCTTAGAAGCCCTACAGTTGGCTGAGATGCTCCAAAGTCTCCAGCCATCGCGCAAACCCATACCCAGCCGTATTTCGTGGCTACAGTCGCTACCTAAGAACTCAAACGTTTCTTCGGCGAAGGATTTATCGAAATCGGTATCTCCGCCGCCTGCAAATGCGATGTCTGAGGACGCAGCACCGCCGCCAGAGCTGCCAAATGTTAGGGAATAG
- the ruvX gene encoding Holliday junction resolvase RuvX, which yields MPEISALGLDVGSKRIGVAGCDRSGLIATGLTTIERTTLSQDIEQLRSLIIERGVQVLVVGLPYTMDGNLGSQARSVQKFTQRVAAALKLPVEYVDERLTSFEAEELLKAEQRSPSRNKGLIDRKAAAIILQQWLEDRRAKPAPSL from the coding sequence ATGCCTGAAATTTCGGCACTGGGGTTGGATGTCGGTAGCAAGCGTATTGGCGTTGCTGGATGCGATCGCTCTGGTTTGATTGCTACTGGTTTAACTACAATTGAGCGCACTACCTTAAGTCAAGATATAGAGCAACTGCGATCGCTTATCATCGAACGTGGAGTGCAGGTGCTTGTAGTCGGTTTACCTTACACGATGGATGGGAATCTCGGTTCACAAGCGCGATCTGTGCAGAAATTCACCCAGCGTGTGGCAGCAGCTCTCAAATTGCCTGTAGAGTATGTCGATGAGCGGCTAACTTCATTTGAAGCTGAAGAATTATTGAAAGCCGAACAGCGATCGCCTTCTCGCAACAAAGGTTTAATTGACCGCAAGGCGGCTGCGATAATTTTACAGCAGTGGTTAGAGGATCGGCGAGCGAAGCCAGCGCCTAGTTTGTGA
- the rpsO gene encoding 30S ribosomal protein S15 — translation MTLTQQRKHELINEHQVHETDTGSADVQIAMLTERINRLSAHLKSNKSDHASRRGLLTIIGRRKRLLAYVQKEDLSRYQALIAKLGIRG, via the coding sequence ATGACCCTGACGCAACAGCGCAAACACGAACTTATTAACGAGCATCAAGTCCACGAAACCGATACTGGTTCGGCGGATGTCCAAATCGCTATGCTCACAGAACGCATCAATCGCTTGAGCGCCCACCTAAAGAGCAACAAGAGCGATCATGCTTCCCGGCGCGGACTTTTAACAATTATTGGTCGCAGAAAGCGCCTGTTGGCCTATGTTCAGAAAGAAGACCTGTCTCGCTATCAAGCTTTGATTGCTAAACTGGGCATTCGCGGCTAG
- a CDS encoding PAM68 family protein, which yields MSDEPKSVSESSQKDRLPFEKGKNRKKVAKTPPSAPATAAKQTQQTKVTKDEMTIPDVVSKRMARRMALLCGVPTFLGMLTFVASYVIVSHHWLKLPNIAVLLVSMGFFGLGVLGLSYGVLSASWDEEKPGSIVGWNEFTTNWGRMTAAWRGARQKDVSS from the coding sequence ATGTCTGACGAACCAAAAAGCGTTAGCGAATCTTCCCAAAAAGATCGCTTACCGTTCGAGAAAGGCAAAAATCGCAAAAAAGTAGCTAAAACTCCCCCATCTGCACCTGCTACTGCTGCAAAGCAGACACAGCAAACAAAAGTCACAAAAGACGAAATGACAATTCCAGATGTGGTGAGCAAGCGCATGGCACGCCGCATGGCGCTGCTGTGCGGCGTTCCCACGTTTCTGGGTATGTTAACTTTTGTCGCCAGTTATGTAATCGTTAGCCACCACTGGCTCAAGTTGCCCAACATCGCAGTTCTCCTCGTGAGTATGGGCTTTTTTGGCTTAGGTGTGTTGGGGTTGAGCTATGGAGTCCTTTCTGCTTCTTGGGATGAAGAGAAACCAGGGAGTATTGTAGGGTGGAACGAGTTTACTACCAACTGGGGACGAATGACCGCAGCATGGCGAGGGGCGCGGCAAAAGGACGTTAGTAGTTAG
- the aroF gene encoding 3-deoxy-7-phosphoheptulonate synthase — MIVVMKSGTPEAEIARLTGELETWGLTPEKIVGKHKVVVGLVGETVDLDPLQIQEASPWIEEVLRVEKPFKRASREYRGGEASDIVVNTPNGAIHFGEHQPLVTVAGPCSVENEEMIVETARRVKAAGAQFLRGGAYKPRTSPYAFQGHGESALSLLAAAREATGLGIITEVMDASELGVIAEVADVIQVGARNMQNFSLLKKVGAQDKPVLLKRGMAATIEDWLMAAEYILAAGNPNVILCERGIRTFDRQYARNTLDLACVPVLRSLTHLPIMIDPSHGTGRAEYVPAMALAAIASGADSLMIEVHPNPAKALSDGPQSLTPERFDRLMQEMAVIGKAVDRWPQPAVALA; from the coding sequence ATGATTGTCGTAATGAAAAGCGGCACTCCAGAAGCCGAAATTGCTCGTCTTACTGGGGAACTCGAAACTTGGGGCCTGACACCTGAAAAGATTGTTGGGAAGCATAAGGTGGTAGTCGGTCTGGTTGGCGAGACAGTTGACCTAGATCCACTACAGATTCAGGAAGCCAGCCCTTGGATTGAAGAGGTGCTGCGCGTCGAAAAGCCGTTTAAGCGGGCGAGCCGCGAGTATCGCGGTGGTGAAGCAAGTGACATAGTAGTTAACACTCCTAACGGCGCAATCCACTTTGGCGAACATCAGCCTTTGGTAACTGTGGCTGGGCCTTGTTCGGTGGAAAATGAAGAAATGATTGTTGAGACTGCACGCCGCGTTAAAGCTGCTGGCGCTCAGTTCTTGAGGGGCGGTGCTTATAAGCCTCGGACTTCGCCTTATGCTTTCCAAGGTCATGGCGAAAGTGCCCTATCGCTTCTGGCGGCTGCGCGTGAGGCGACTGGTTTGGGTATTATTACCGAAGTTATGGATGCATCTGAACTGGGTGTAATAGCTGAGGTAGCTGATGTCATCCAAGTCGGTGCCAGAAATATGCAAAATTTCTCCCTTCTGAAGAAAGTAGGGGCGCAGGATAAGCCTGTGTTGCTGAAGCGCGGGATGGCGGCGACAATTGAAGATTGGTTGATGGCGGCTGAGTATATTTTGGCTGCTGGCAACCCGAATGTGATTTTGTGCGAACGGGGTATCCGCACGTTCGATCGTCAGTACGCTCGGAATACTCTGGATTTGGCGTGCGTACCCGTGTTGCGATCGCTCACTCACTTGCCAATTATGATTGACCCCAGTCACGGTACTGGCCGCGCGGAATATGTCCCAGCAATGGCACTAGCGGCGATCGCATCAGGCGCTGACTCCCTGATGATTGAAGTCCACCCCAACCCAGCCAAAGCTTTATCTGATGGCCCTCAGTCCCTCACCCCAGAACGTTTCGACCGTCTGATGCAAGAGATGGCTGTAATTGGTAAAGCAGTGGATCGCTGGCCCCAACCCGCTGTTGCTCTAGCCTAG
- a CDS encoding DUF1257 domain-containing protein, with product MSHFSTLRTKITDAEILKASLRDLGISVKSEADVRGYNGQRVRADLVAVLEGEYDLGWSRNTDGSFDLIADLWGVAKKHNQTELINSINQKYAVNKTLAEVKQRGGLQNANVKLVLQK from the coding sequence ATGTCTCACTTTAGCACCCTGCGGACCAAGATCACCGATGCCGAAATCCTGAAGGCTTCTCTGCGCGACCTGGGCATCTCCGTCAAGAGCGAAGCAGATGTACGCGGCTACAATGGCCAGCGCGTTCGTGCAGACTTGGTTGCAGTTCTCGAAGGCGAATATGATTTGGGCTGGTCTCGCAACACTGATGGTTCCTTTGACCTGATTGCCGACCTGTGGGGCGTTGCCAAAAAGCACAACCAAACTGAACTGATCAACTCGATCAACCAGAAGTATGCAGTTAACAAGACCTTGGCAGAAGTTAAGCAGCGCGGTGGTCTGCAAAATGCCAACGTTAAGCTAGTTCTGCAAAAGTAA
- a CDS encoding AAA family ATPase produces MQEELNILIQAQYPLIYLVTSEEERAERTIATIAQNRPQQRRVFVWTLTHGIVEYGQPRHVTQHNTVSPQAAIEWVIRQRDPGIFIFKDLHPFRDSPEVTRWIRDAIASFKGTQKIIILMSPVQQVPIELEKEVVVLDYPLPDLTELNQVLSNQLDQTRNRRLTTETREKLLKAALGLTRDEAEKVYRKAHVKTGRLTEAEVDIILSEKKQLIRRNGILEYIEEDETIDAVGGLEELKRWLVQRSNAFTERAREYGLPQPKGMLILGVPGCGKSLIAKTTARLWGLPLLRLDMGRVYDGSMVGRSEANLRGALKTAESISPAILFIDELDKAFAGTSGSADSDGGTSSRIFGSFLTWLQEKTSPVFVMATANRVERLPGEFLRKGRFDEIFFVDLPNAEERKEIFKIHLAKRKRELERFDLEQLAKVSDGFSGAEIEQGLIAAMYEAFAQEREFTQLDIIAAIKATLPLSRTMTEQVTALRDWARQRARPAASSVAEYQRLEF; encoded by the coding sequence ATGCAAGAAGAGCTAAATATTCTAATACAAGCTCAATATCCTCTAATCTACCTCGTTACCTCTGAGGAAGAGCGGGCTGAACGAACAATTGCCACGATTGCTCAAAATCGGCCCCAACAGCGAAGAGTTTTTGTTTGGACGCTAACGCATGGAATTGTCGAGTACGGCCAACCGCGCCATGTAACTCAACACAATACTGTCTCGCCACAGGCGGCTATTGAGTGGGTAATTAGGCAGCGCGATCCCGGTATCTTTATATTTAAAGATTTACACCCCTTTAGGGACTCACCTGAAGTAACGCGCTGGATAAGGGATGCGATCGCGTCGTTTAAAGGCACGCAGAAAATAATAATTCTGATGTCGCCAGTGCAACAAGTTCCTATTGAGCTAGAAAAAGAAGTGGTGGTACTAGACTACCCCTTACCAGATCTAACGGAACTTAACCAAGTTTTGTCAAATCAGCTAGATCAAACTCGCAATCGTCGTCTTACAACGGAAACTCGCGAGAAGCTGCTAAAAGCTGCGTTGGGTCTGACGCGAGATGAAGCGGAGAAAGTTTATCGTAAAGCACATGTCAAAACTGGGCGTTTGACAGAAGCAGAAGTAGATATTATTCTTTCTGAGAAAAAGCAATTAATACGTCGCAATGGCATTTTAGAGTACATAGAAGAAGATGAGACTATAGATGCTGTCGGCGGGCTAGAAGAGCTGAAACGCTGGCTAGTACAACGCTCTAATGCTTTTACAGAAAGAGCTAGGGAATATGGCCTGCCTCAACCGAAGGGGATGTTAATCTTGGGTGTACCGGGCTGCGGTAAATCGCTGATTGCGAAAACAACCGCCCGCCTTTGGGGACTACCTCTCCTGCGCCTGGATATGGGTCGAGTGTATGATGGGTCAATGGTTGGGCGGTCTGAAGCAAACTTACGTGGCGCCCTAAAAACGGCTGAGTCGATTTCTCCTGCAATCCTCTTTATTGATGAATTAGATAAGGCTTTTGCGGGAACATCAGGTTCAGCGGATTCAGATGGTGGTACTTCCAGCCGCATCTTTGGCTCGTTCCTCACTTGGTTGCAAGAGAAAACTTCGCCAGTGTTCGTGATGGCAACTGCCAACCGTGTGGAACGCTTGCCTGGGGAGTTTCTCCGCAAAGGTCGCTTTGATGAAATATTCTTTGTTGACCTGCCTAATGCCGAAGAGCGTAAAGAAATTTTCAAAATTCACCTTGCCAAACGGAAGCGCGAACTTGAGCGATTCGACCTCGAACAATTGGCCAAGGTATCAGATGGATTTTCTGGGGCAGAAATTGAGCAGGGGCTAATTGCAGCAATGTACGAAGCGTTTGCCCAGGAGCGGGAATTTACCCAACTGGACATTATTGCAGCAATTAAAGCAACTCTGCCACTGTCGCGGACAATGACCGAGCAGGTGACGGCCCTGCGGGACTGGGCCAGACAGCGAGCGCGACCTGCTGCATCCTCCGTCGCGGAGTACCAGCGACTGGAGTTCTAA
- a CDS encoding response regulator transcription factor yields the protein MSSETASPQNVSPESQILRILIVEDDPMMQLGLEQSLAAHPQFNIVGQAEDGYLGVEAALRLKPDLVVMDIGLPRLDGIAATQQIKAALPNVRVVMLTSHTTETEIIAALSSGADAYCIKGASVDRLLAAIAAAQEGATYLDPQIARRVIDNLKPPSPNSNIANLSQRELEVLKLMVDGLSNPEIAAKLYLSPNTVKTHVRGIMNKLSVDDRVQAAVVALRSGLV from the coding sequence ATGTCCTCTGAAACCGCATCCCCTCAAAATGTGTCCCCAGAATCTCAAATCTTACGGATTTTGATTGTGGAAGACGACCCGATGATGCAGCTAGGCTTAGAGCAATCATTAGCTGCTCACCCGCAGTTCAATATCGTGGGACAGGCTGAAGATGGCTACTTAGGCGTCGAAGCGGCGCTTAGATTAAAGCCAGATTTAGTAGTAATGGATATTGGGTTGCCGCGCCTAGACGGTATTGCCGCCACGCAGCAGATTAAAGCAGCGCTACCTAATGTTCGCGTAGTGATGCTGACATCCCACACAACTGAAACTGAAATTATCGCTGCTCTTTCTAGCGGTGCAGACGCTTACTGCATCAAGGGAGCGAGTGTAGACAGATTGCTAGCAGCGATCGCCGCTGCTCAAGAAGGAGCAACCTACCTCGATCCGCAAATTGCACGACGAGTCATTGACAATCTCAAACCGCCATCTCCCAACAGCAACATCGCTAATTTATCCCAGCGAGAACTAGAAGTGCTGAAACTGATGGTAGACGGATTAAGCAATCCAGAGATTGCAGCTAAACTCTACCTCAGCCCCAACACCGTAAAAACTCACGTTCGCGGAATTATGAATAAATTATCAGTTGACGATCGAGTTCAGGCGGCTGTTGTAGCGCTCCGTAGCGGGCTGGTGTGA